In a genomic window of Curtobacterium sp. MCBD17_035:
- a CDS encoding M23 family metallopeptidase, translating to MTSSSSISRRSAPRRAARALAVPASRPRALVLAVVVALTGGVLAATGTPSSASATSYPSWSDVQAAKASQAAQQAKVTEIKGLIASLQSQVSAKQAAAEKAGEAYQTAQTEYDEAALKEQKLRTQADEARKTAAASERQAGQLAAQLGRSSNNDVTSNLLAHPSGAKDLLYQLGAMSKLSEQADGIYEQASQDRGTAQALTDQAGVAKKALGTLRDAAQQKLADANDAATAAQSALDDQNDNQARLQAQLVLLTTNAKNVQANYDKGVAVAKAAAAARAAAAARAAAAARAAAARAAAAARTGGAGAQTSTGATTTTPNGSGWVRPSAGYQTSPYGYRVDPYTGAYALHAGVDLAPGCGAPIYAAHSGTVTFAANGGGYGNEVIIDNGGGISTAYGHIVNGGFLVHAGQTVVAGQQIALVGSTGWSTGCHLHFETRVSGAAVDPVPFMAARGISV from the coding sequence ATGACTTCTTCCTCCTCCATCAGCCGCCGATCCGCGCCCCGACGCGCCGCTCGGGCCCTCGCCGTCCCCGCGAGCCGACCCCGTGCCCTCGTCCTCGCCGTCGTCGTCGCGCTCACGGGGGGTGTCCTCGCCGCGACCGGGACGCCCTCGTCGGCGTCCGCCACGTCCTACCCGAGCTGGTCCGACGTCCAGGCGGCCAAGGCGTCCCAGGCCGCCCAGCAGGCGAAGGTGACCGAGATCAAGGGACTCATCGCGTCCCTCCAGTCCCAGGTGTCGGCCAAGCAGGCCGCCGCGGAGAAGGCCGGCGAGGCCTACCAGACGGCGCAGACCGAGTACGACGAGGCCGCGCTCAAGGAGCAGAAGCTCCGGACGCAGGCGGACGAGGCCCGCAAGACCGCGGCCGCGTCGGAGCGCCAGGCCGGGCAGCTCGCCGCGCAGCTCGGACGCTCGTCGAACAACGACGTCACCTCGAACCTCCTGGCGCACCCGTCCGGAGCGAAGGACCTGCTCTACCAGCTCGGCGCGATGTCGAAGCTGTCCGAGCAGGCCGACGGCATCTACGAGCAGGCGAGCCAGGACCGGGGCACGGCGCAGGCGCTGACCGACCAGGCCGGGGTGGCGAAGAAGGCGCTCGGAACACTCCGTGACGCCGCGCAGCAGAAACTGGCCGACGCGAACGACGCCGCGACGGCCGCGCAGAGCGCTCTCGACGACCAGAACGACAACCAGGCGCGGTTGCAGGCGCAGCTCGTCCTCCTGACGACGAACGCCAAGAACGTGCAGGCGAACTACGACAAGGGCGTCGCCGTCGCCAAGGCCGCGGCTGCCGCGCGAGCCGCCGCTGCCGCGCGAGCCGCTGCTGCTGCCCGGGCGGCTGCCGCTCGCGCCGCCGCTGCCGCCCGGACCGGGGGCGCCGGCGCGCAGACGAGCACGGGCGCCACCACCACGACGCCGAACGGGTCGGGCTGGGTCCGCCCGTCCGCCGGGTACCAGACGAGCCCCTACGGCTACCGCGTCGACCCCTACACCGGTGCGTACGCCCTGCACGCCGGGGTCGACCTCGCGCCGGGCTGTGGTGCGCCGATCTACGCCGCCCACAGCGGGACCGTCACCTTCGCCGCGAACGGCGGGGGTTACGGCAACGAGGTCATCATCGACAACGGTGGCGGCATCTCGACGGCGTACGGCCACATCGTCAACGGCGGGTTCCTGGTCCACGCGGGCCAGACCGTGGTCGCGGGACAGCAGATCGCGCTCGTCGGCTCGACCGGCTGGTCGACCGGCTGCCACCTCCACTTCGAGACCCGGGTGAGCGGCGCTGCCGTCGACCCGGTCCCCTTCATGGCTGCGCGGGGGATCTCGGTATGA
- a CDS encoding MFS transporter: protein MTEPGRTTGAAEPATVWRNAPFLRLWSGESASAVGSELAVLAIPTLAVTVLAASTFEIGVLTALETVAFLVIGLPAGAWVDRMRKRRVMLAADLTRALLLATIPVAWLLGALTIWQLMVVAALVGAATVFFDVAYQSYPPMILPSALLGDANGKLEASQQVARVGGPAASGALLAALRPALVVGIDALSYLASFVALLGIRDDEQPRPEHERLPLVTEIREGLAFVFHQPLLVRVVLCTAGLNLFSGIGGTVLPLLVLRDLHLGTLVWGAATSVGAVGGLLGALAAGRVARRVGEGTAIPVAAVAAGVGALLLATPGLVPTLAVPLLVLAEFLTSAGVLVYNITQVTYRQRICPPRLLGRMNASIRFVVWGVVPIGGITAGLLGTWLGVEATMWVAGVGAVLAALPVLLSPLLGMRELPAEPAAA from the coding sequence ATGACGGAGCCGGGTCGGACGACGGGGGCGGCGGAACCCGCCACGGTATGGCGCAACGCACCGTTCCTCCGGCTGTGGAGCGGCGAGTCGGCGAGCGCGGTCGGCAGTGAGCTCGCCGTGCTGGCGATCCCGACCCTGGCGGTCACGGTGCTCGCCGCCTCGACGTTCGAGATCGGCGTCCTCACCGCGCTCGAGACCGTGGCGTTCCTCGTCATCGGATTGCCCGCGGGCGCCTGGGTGGACCGGATGCGGAAGCGCCGGGTGATGCTCGCGGCGGACCTGACCCGCGCGTTGCTCCTGGCGACCATCCCCGTCGCGTGGCTGCTCGGCGCGCTGACGATCTGGCAGCTCATGGTCGTGGCGGCCCTGGTCGGCGCGGCGACGGTGTTCTTCGACGTGGCGTACCAGAGCTACCCGCCGATGATCCTGCCGTCGGCGCTCCTCGGCGACGCGAACGGCAAGCTCGAGGCGTCACAGCAGGTCGCGCGCGTCGGGGGTCCCGCGGCCTCGGGTGCCCTGCTCGCGGCGCTGCGGCCGGCGCTCGTCGTCGGGATCGACGCGCTGAGCTACCTCGCGTCGTTCGTCGCACTCCTCGGGATCCGGGACGACGAGCAGCCGCGGCCAGAGCACGAACGCCTGCCACTCGTGACCGAGATCCGCGAGGGCCTGGCGTTCGTGTTCCACCAGCCGCTCCTGGTCCGGGTCGTCCTGTGCACGGCCGGCTTGAACCTGTTCTCGGGGATCGGGGGGACGGTGCTGCCGCTCCTCGTCCTCCGCGACCTGCACCTCGGCACGCTCGTGTGGGGCGCCGCGACGAGCGTCGGCGCGGTCGGGGGACTCCTCGGCGCGCTGGCCGCCGGCAGGGTGGCCCGACGCGTCGGCGAGGGCACGGCGATCCCCGTCGCGGCCGTCGCGGCCGGGGTCGGGGCGCTGCTGCTCGCGACGCCCGGGCTGGTGCCGACGCTCGCGGTCCCGCTGCTCGTGCTGGCCGAGTTCCTCACGAGCGCCGGGGTCCTCGTCTACAACATCACGCAGGTCACCTACCGGCAGCGAATCTGTCCGCCGCGCCTCCTCGGCCGGATGAACGCGTCGATCCGGTTCGTGGTGTGGGGCGTGGTGCCCATCGGGGGCATCACGGCCGGACTGCTCGGCACCTGGCTCGGTGTCGAGGCGACCATGTGGGTCGCCGGCGTCGGTGCCGTGCTCGCGGCGCTGCCCGTCCTGCTCTCGCCCCTGCTCGGCATGCGGGAGCTCCCGGCCGAGCCCGCCGCCGCGTAG
- the ddaH gene encoding dimethylargininase → MSNPAPATTTAPTRTATKRTVLMCKPTHFTVSYRINPWMHPEEPTDTAKAVAQWQTLVDTYERLGFDIHFIDPIEGLPDMVYAANGGFVLDGVAYGAKFQYPERQPEGPAYMDWFREHGLRVAEPVETNEGEGDFLLVGDVILAGTGFRSDSTSHEEIARVYGREVVTLKLVNPAFYHLDTAIAVLDPEPVDGVANIAYLESAFDEASLAELHRRFPDAIIATEEDAAILGLNSYSDGHNVVIAARATTFAEQLRQRGYNPIGVDLSELLLGGGGVKCCTLDLHPVETA, encoded by the coding sequence TTGTCGAACCCGGCCCCCGCCACCACCACAGCGCCCACCCGCACGGCGACCAAGCGCACCGTCCTCATGTGCAAGCCGACGCACTTCACGGTGAGCTACCGCATCAACCCCTGGATGCACCCCGAGGAGCCGACCGACACCGCGAAGGCGGTCGCCCAGTGGCAGACCCTCGTCGACACGTACGAGCGGCTCGGGTTCGACATCCACTTCATCGACCCGATCGAGGGGCTGCCCGACATGGTCTACGCGGCCAACGGCGGGTTCGTGCTCGACGGCGTCGCCTACGGCGCGAAGTTCCAGTACCCGGAGCGCCAGCCCGAGGGCCCCGCGTACATGGACTGGTTCCGCGAGCACGGCCTCCGCGTCGCCGAGCCGGTCGAGACGAACGAGGGCGAGGGCGACTTCCTGCTCGTCGGGGACGTCATCCTGGCCGGCACCGGGTTCCGCAGCGACAGCACCTCGCACGAGGAGATCGCCCGCGTGTACGGCCGCGAGGTCGTCACCCTGAAGCTCGTCAACCCGGCGTTCTACCACCTCGACACCGCGATCGCGGTCCTCGACCCCGAGCCGGTGGACGGCGTCGCGAACATCGCCTACCTGGAGTCCGCGTTCGACGAGGCCTCGCTCGCCGAGCTCCACCGCCGGTTCCCCGACGCGATCATCGCCACCGAGGAGGACGCCGCGATCCTCGGGCTCAACTCCTACAGCGACGGCCACAACGTCGTCATCGCGGCCCGCGCGACGACCTTCGCCGAGCAGCTCCGCCAGCGCGGGTACAACCCGATCGGGGTCGACCTGTCCGAGCTGCTGCTCGGCGGCGGTGGCGTCAAGTGCTGCACGCTCGACCTGCACCCCGTCGAGACCGCCTGA
- a CDS encoding inorganic diphosphatase, whose amino-acid sequence MAAYDVVIEIPKGSRNKYEVDHETGRVYLDRVLFTSFVYPTDYGFFENTLGLDGDPVDALVLLEYPAFPGVGVKVRPVGVFKMSDEAGSDAKVLCVPAKDPRWQHIQDIADVDEQTKAEIAHFFERYKDLEPGKFVNAEGWGDAAEAEEIVAAGFAAYQPGH is encoded by the coding sequence ATGGCCGCGTACGACGTCGTCATCGAGATCCCCAAGGGCAGCCGCAACAAGTACGAGGTCGACCACGAGACCGGTCGGGTGTACCTGGACCGCGTCCTGTTCACGTCGTTCGTCTACCCCACCGACTACGGCTTCTTCGAGAACACCCTCGGGCTCGACGGCGACCCCGTCGACGCCCTCGTCCTGCTCGAGTACCCCGCGTTCCCCGGCGTCGGCGTCAAGGTCCGCCCGGTCGGCGTGTTCAAGATGAGCGACGAGGCCGGCTCCGACGCCAAGGTGCTCTGCGTCCCGGCGAAGGACCCGCGCTGGCAGCACATCCAGGACATCGCCGACGTCGACGAGCAGACGAAGGCCGAGATCGCCCACTTCTTCGAGCGCTACAAGGACCTCGAGCCGGGCAAGTTCGTCAACGCCGAGGGCTGGGGTGACGCCGCCGAGGCCGAGGAGATCGTCGCGGCGGGCTTCGCCGCGTACCAGCCGGGCCACTGA
- a CDS encoding C40 family peptidase, producing the protein MKPARVLIGGAATLAVLGLTFTVAAPASASPSAPSWADVQAAKQSQAATQHQVDTLTSSLDALQTQAERASVAEQQAGEAYQRAASRQQAAQTRLDTLTRQSKQAEAKAEVSAQQVAGLVVELSRTGGGDLSTAMLVDGADAKDLLYQVGTMSHLSARSAGILADAEADQRQVDALQHQASAAETALGKATTAAKTSLSDANDQAASAAGRLKSVQDQQSTLFDQLAYLKGTTASTEAAYFADQQAKQAERAIATSTTSGSAGTTKAAATGSTGTTASKPTASKPTGSKPTGSKPTVSKPTGTGTAPKPAAPAPKPAAPAPKPVAAPKPAAPAPKPAAPAPKPAAPAPKPAAPAPKPPTSSTGSSSPSKGSAALAFASAQIGKPYVFSAAGPNSYDCSGLVMAAYSSVGVAVGGHRVDWQYEHFAALGRLVPLSQAQPGDIIFYSTTGTNPAGMYHDTIYAGGGRMVEAPKPGLSVRNYAVYTYQIVPYVARPTGSL; encoded by the coding sequence ATGAAGCCAGCACGCGTCCTCATCGGAGGCGCCGCGACCCTCGCGGTGCTCGGACTGACGTTCACCGTCGCCGCACCGGCGTCGGCCAGTCCGTCCGCTCCCTCGTGGGCCGACGTGCAGGCGGCGAAGCAGTCCCAGGCGGCGACGCAGCACCAGGTCGACACGTTGACCTCGTCGCTCGACGCGCTGCAGACCCAGGCGGAGCGGGCCTCGGTCGCCGAGCAGCAGGCCGGTGAGGCGTACCAGCGGGCGGCATCGCGACAGCAGGCGGCGCAGACCCGGCTCGACACCCTGACGCGCCAGTCGAAGCAGGCCGAGGCGAAGGCGGAGGTCTCCGCCCAGCAGGTCGCCGGCCTCGTGGTCGAGCTCTCGCGGACGGGCGGCGGCGACCTCTCGACGGCGATGCTCGTCGACGGCGCCGACGCGAAGGACCTGCTGTACCAGGTCGGCACGATGTCGCACCTGTCGGCTCGCTCGGCGGGCATCCTCGCCGACGCCGAGGCCGACCAGCGGCAGGTCGACGCCCTGCAGCACCAGGCGTCCGCGGCCGAGACCGCGCTCGGCAAGGCCACGACGGCCGCCAAGACGTCGCTGTCCGACGCGAACGACCAGGCCGCGAGCGCCGCCGGACGGCTCAAGAGCGTGCAGGACCAGCAGTCGACGCTCTTCGACCAGCTGGCGTACCTCAAGGGAACGACGGCGAGCACCGAGGCCGCGTACTTCGCCGACCAGCAGGCGAAGCAAGCCGAGCGGGCGATCGCGACCTCGACGACCAGTGGGAGCGCCGGCACGACGAAGGCCGCCGCGACCGGAAGCACCGGGACGACCGCGTCGAAGCCCACGGCGTCGAAGCCGACCGGTTCGAAGCCGACCGGTTCGAAGCCGACGGTGTCGAAGCCGACCGGGACGGGCACGGCCCCGAAGCCGGCCGCGCCTGCGCCGAAGCCGGCCGCGCCGGCCCCGAAGCCCGTCGCAGCGCCCAAACCGGCCGCGCCGGCCCCGAAGCCGGCCGCGCCTGCCCCGAAGCCGGCCGCGCCGGCGCCGAAGCCGGCCGCGCCCGCGCCGAAGCCGCCGACGTCGAGCACCGGCTCGTCCTCACCGTCCAAGGGCTCCGCCGCGCTGGCGTTCGCGTCCGCCCAGATCGGCAAGCCGTACGTGTTCAGTGCCGCCGGTCCGAACTCCTACGACTGCTCGGGGCTCGTGATGGCCGCGTACAGCAGCGTCGGCGTGGCCGTCGGTGGGCACCGGGTCGACTGGCAGTACGAGCACTTCGCCGCACTCGGCCGACTCGTGCCGCTGTCGCAGGCGCAGCCGGGCGACATCATCTTCTACTCGACGACGGGCACGAACCCGGCGGGGATGTACCACGACACGATCTACGCCGGCGGCGGTCGGATGGTCGAGGCCCCCAAGCCGGGACTCAGCGTGCGGAACTACGCTGTGTACACGTACCAGATCGTCCCCTACGTGGCGCGCCCCACCGGCTCGCTCTGA
- a CDS encoding Lrp/AsnC family transcriptional regulator, which translates to MDSLDHRILDQLRENARAGYGDIGAVVGLSASAVKRRVDRLVADDVIQGFTIKVDPAVEERGTEAWVELYCRGTVSPDELRAVLENVPEVVDAGTVTGSADAVVHMRSRDIASLEEALDRVRSAPHVDHTRSAIVLSRLVSRESL; encoded by the coding sequence ATGGATTCGCTCGACCACCGCATCCTCGACCAACTCCGCGAGAACGCCCGCGCCGGCTACGGCGACATCGGCGCGGTGGTCGGGCTCTCGGCGTCCGCGGTGAAGCGCCGCGTGGACCGCCTGGTGGCCGACGACGTCATCCAGGGGTTCACGATCAAGGTCGACCCCGCCGTCGAGGAACGCGGGACCGAAGCCTGGGTCGAGCTGTACTGCCGCGGCACCGTCTCGCCCGACGAACTCCGCGCCGTGCTCGAGAACGTGCCCGAGGTCGTCGACGCCGGAACGGTCACCGGGAGCGCCGACGCCGTCGTGCACATGCGGAGTCGGGACATCGCGTCGCTCGAGGAGGCCCTCGACCGCGTCCGCTCCGCCCCGCACGTCGACCACACCCGCAGTGCGATCGTGCTGTCGCGACTCGTCTCGCGCGAGTCGCTGTGA